In Dryobates pubescens isolate bDryPub1 chromosome 28, bDryPub1.pri, whole genome shotgun sequence, a single window of DNA contains:
- the COL10A1 gene encoding collagen alpha-1(X) chain yields MHLQIPLLLLFCLNIVHGSDGYFSEQYQKQSSIKGPHFLPYNVKSQGVQVRGEQGPPGPPGPIGPRGQPGPAGKPGFGSPGPQGPPGPPGPPGFSGVGKPGMPGLPGKPGERGLHGEKGEPGPVGLPGARGPQGPPGTPGPAGLTVPGKPGPQGPPGAQGPRGFPGEKGEPGIPGINGQKGENGFGIPGRPGSRGLPGPQGPRGHPGPAGVGKPGENGLPGQPGMKGDRGLPGAPGAAGLPGPQGPPGEPGEAGIGKPGPMGPPGAAGIPGAKGQPGPAGLPGSPGLPGFGKPGLPGMKGHRGPEGLPGLPGPKGEQGPAGAPGEPGPVGPPGNMGPQGRKGLPGDSGLPGPKGDMGPAGPPGFPGAKGERGLPGLEGKPGYPGEQGLAGPKGHPGFPGPKGDTGHAGLPGLPGPMGPQGPKGVPGINGEPGPRGPSGIPGTRGPIGPPGLPGAPGAKGEPGAPGLPGPAGISTKGISGPMGPPGPPGPKGSNGEPGLPGPPGPPGPPGQAIIPQVPESYVKAGESRELSGMSYMKGVNQALTGMPVSAFSAILSKAYPAAAVPIKFDKILYNRQQHYDPRTGIFTCRTPGLYYFAYHVHAKGTNVWVALYKNGSPLMYTYDEYKKGYLDQASGSAVIDLMENDQVWLQLPNSESNGLYSSDYVHSSFSGFLFAHA; encoded by the exons ATGCATTTACAAATACCCTTACTGCTGCTGTTTTGTCTGAACATTGTCCATGGCAGCGATGGATATTTTTCTGAGCAGTATCAGAAACAATCCAGCATCAAGGGGCCACATTTTCTACCATACAATGTAAAGAGTCAAG GTGTGCAGGTAAGGGGTGAAcaaggacccccaggtcccccaggCCCTATTGGACCAAGAGGACAGCCAGGTCCTGCAGGAAAGCCAGGGTTTGGAAGTCCCGGTCCTCAAGGCCCGCCTGGTCCCCCAGGACCACCTGGATTCTCTGGGGTTGGAAAGCCAGGTATGCCAGGTCTACCAGGGAAGCCAGGAGAAAGAGGACTACATGGTGAGAAAGGAGAACCTGGACCTGTTGGGCTCCCAGGAGCAAGAGGCCCACAAGGACCCCCCGGCACTCCCGGCCCCGCAGGACTGACTGTCCCTGGCAAGCCAGGACCACAAGGCCCTCCAGGAGCTCAAGGACCAAGGGGTTTCCCTGGTGAGAAGGGAGAACCAGGTATCCCTGGTATAAATGGACAAAAGGGAGAAAACGGATTTGGCATTCCAGGTCGCCCAGGTAGCAGGGGTCTCCCAGGCCCGCAGGGACCCCGGGGTCAtcctggtcctgctggagtAGGAAAGCCTGGTGAAAATGGTCTTCCAGGTCAGCCAGGTATGAAAGGTGACAGAGGTTTACCAGGTgcacctggagcagctggacTTCCAGGTCCGCAGGGTCCCccaggagagcctggagaagctggcaTTGGCAAGCCTGGGCCAATGGGAccacctggagcagcaggcatCCCTGGAGCCAAGGGACAACCTGGACCTGCAGGCTTGCCTGGATCCCCAGGTCTTCCAGGATTTGGAAAGCCAGGATTGCCAGGGATGAAGGGACACAGAGGGCCTGAAGGTCTTCCAGGTCTTCCAGGACCTAAAGGAGAGCAAGGCCCAGCCGGTGCACCAGGGGAACCAGGGCCAGTTGGACCCCCAGGGAACATGGGCCCCCAAGGACGCAAAGGCTTGCCTGGTGACAGTGGCCTGCCTGGGCCCAAAGGTGACATGGGCCCTGCTGGCCCCCCGGGATTCCCAGGGGCCAAGGGTGAACGAGGTCTACCAGGATTAGAGGGGAAACCAGGATACCCAGGTGAGCAGGGCCTTGCTGGTCCCAAGGGACACCCAGGTTTCCCAGGTCCAAAAGGTGACACTGGCCATGCTGGGCTTCCCGGCTTGCCTGGTCCAATGGGTCCACAAGGACCTAAGGGAGTGCCAGGGATCAACGGCGAGCCGGGACCCAGAGGACCTTCAGGAATCCCTGGCACCAGAGGCCCCATTGGCCCCCCTGGCCTGCCAGGAGCCCCTGGTGCTAAAGGTGAGCCAGGAGCACCAGGACTGCCAGGCCCAGCAGGTATTTCTACAAAAGGCATAAGTGGACCCATGGGACCACCTGGTCCCCCTGGGCCTAAAGGCAGCAATGGAGAGCCTGGATTGCCAGGTCCCCCAGGTCCTCCTGGTCCCCCTGGCCAAGCCATCATCCCACAGGTGCCTGAAAGCTACGTTAAAGCAGGAGAGTCTCGAGAGCTATCAGGAATGTCTTACATGAAAGGAGTAAACCAAGCCCTTACAGGGATGCCAGTGTCTGCTTTCAGTGCCATCCTCTCAAAAGcctaccctgcagcagcagttcccATCAAATTCGATAAAATCCTGTACAACAGGCAGCAACACTATGACCCCAGAACAGGCATATTCACCTGCAGGACCCCCGGACTGTACTATTTTGCCTACCATGTACATGCAAAAGGAACAAATGTTTGGGTTGCACTCTACAAGAATGGCTCCCCACTCATGTACACCTACGATGAGTACAAGAAAGGATACCTCGATCAGGCTTCTGGTAGTGCTGTCATTGACCTCATGGAGAATGACCAAGTATGGCTCCAACTGCCCAATTCAGAATCTAATGGTCTCTATTCCTCTGATTATGTTCACTCCTCTTTCTCAGGTTTCCTATTTGCTCATGCCTAA